A single genomic interval of Deinococcus apachensis DSM 19763 harbors:
- the tkt gene encoding transketolase: MTATQQQQSVDQLSVNTIRTLSIDAVQQANSGHPGAPLGAAPMGYVLWQHFLRHNPKNPEWAGRDRFVLSAGHASMLIYSLLHLTGYDMPLEDIKRFRQWGSKTPGHPEFFHTKGLDATTGPLGQGAAMTVGMAMAEHHLAARYNREGFPIFDNYVYSILGDGDLQEGVNHESAALAGHLKLGKLIWLHDDNSVQLDTATDKTTDEDTAERYRAYGWEVLRVEDGNNLNEIEAVIRQARENMDQPTLIQVRTIIGFGSPRAGTSKAHGEPLGAEGVAATKAALGWDYPPFTVPDEVRANMDATERGAKLEADWQAMFDRYQEAYPDLAAEVMALLKRELPENLEAALPTFESGGKGVATRNASGEVINALAKVVPGLMGGSADLSGSTKTTIKDGGELLPGHYEGRNIYFGVREFGMAAAGNGLALYGGPRPLVGTFLVFADYLKPAFRLSALQMQPVTYVLTHDSIGLGEDGPTHQPIEQLAMLRAVPNARVIRPADANETAAAWLMALEHGTGPTALALSRQDLPVLPRNIEGVKKGAYVVRDAENAQIILIASGSEVSLALDAAEALAGEGVAARVVSMPCMEVFREQDRDYRDSVLTPGVKRVAVEAAAKQPWYEWVGFDGAVIGMETFGASAPAAVLFEKFGFSVPHVAEVVRSVLGK; the protein is encoded by the coding sequence CAACCCGAAAAATCCCGAATGGGCTGGGCGCGACCGCTTCGTGCTGTCGGCGGGGCACGCCTCCATGCTGATCTACTCGCTGCTGCACCTCACCGGGTACGACATGCCGCTGGAGGACATCAAGCGCTTTCGCCAGTGGGGCAGCAAGACGCCGGGGCACCCCGAGTTCTTCCACACTAAGGGGCTCGACGCGACCACGGGGCCGCTCGGTCAGGGCGCGGCGATGACGGTCGGCATGGCGATGGCCGAGCACCACCTCGCCGCCCGCTACAACCGCGAGGGCTTTCCGATCTTCGACAACTACGTGTATTCCATCCTGGGTGACGGCGACCTCCAGGAGGGCGTGAACCACGAGTCGGCCGCGCTCGCCGGGCACCTGAAGCTCGGCAAGCTGATCTGGCTGCACGACGACAACTCGGTGCAACTCGACACCGCCACCGACAAGACCACGGACGAGGACACCGCCGAGCGTTACCGTGCCTACGGCTGGGAGGTGCTGCGCGTCGAGGACGGCAACAACCTGAACGAGATTGAGGCCGTGATCCGCCAGGCGCGCGAGAACATGGACCAGCCGACCCTGATCCAGGTCCGCACCATCATCGGCTTCGGCAGCCCTCGCGCGGGCACGAGCAAGGCGCACGGCGAGCCGTTGGGGGCCGAGGGCGTGGCGGCGACCAAGGCCGCGCTGGGCTGGGACTACCCGCCCTTCACGGTGCCAGACGAGGTGCGCGCGAACATGGACGCGACCGAGCGGGGCGCGAAGCTGGAGGCCGACTGGCAGGCCATGTTCGACCGTTACCAGGAGGCATACCCCGACCTCGCCGCCGAGGTGATGGCCCTCCTGAAGCGCGAGTTGCCCGAGAACCTGGAGGCTGCCCTGCCCACCTTCGAGTCCGGCGGCAAGGGCGTTGCCACCCGCAACGCGAGCGGCGAGGTCATCAACGCACTGGCGAAAGTCGTGCCCGGCCTGATGGGCGGCAGCGCGGACCTCAGCGGCAGCACGAAGACGACGATCAAGGATGGTGGAGAACTGCTGCCCGGTCACTACGAGGGCCGCAACATCTACTTCGGCGTGCGCGAGTTCGGCATGGCCGCCGCCGGAAACGGTCTGGCGCTGTACGGCGGCCCGCGCCCGCTGGTGGGCACCTTTCTGGTGTTCGCCGATTACCTCAAGCCCGCCTTCCGCCTCTCGGCGCTCCAGATGCAGCCCGTGACCTACGTGCTGACCCACGACTCCATCGGCCTGGGCGAGGACGGCCCCACCCACCAGCCCATCGAGCAGCTCGCCATGCTGCGCGCGGTTCCGAATGCCCGCGTGATCCGCCCCGCCGACGCGAATGAGACCGCCGCCGCGTGGCTGATGGCCCTGGAACACGGCACCGGCCCCACGGCGCTCGCCCTCTCCCGCCAGGACCTCCCCGTGCTGCCCCGCAACATCGAGGGGGTGAAGAAGGGCGCCTACGTCGTCCGAGATGCGGAAAACGCCCAGATCATCCTGATCGCCTCGGGTTCGGAGGTCAGCCTGGCCCTCGACGCCGCTGAAGCGCTGGCTGGGGAGGGGGTCGCCGCCCGCGTCGTCTCGATGCCCTGCATGGAGGTCTTCCGCGAGCAGGACCGGGATTACCGCGACTCGGTCCTCACTCCCGGTGTGAAGCGCGTCGCCGTCGAGGCTGCCGCCAAGCAGCCCTGGTACGAGTGGGTCGGCTTTGACGGCGCCGTGATTGGCATGGAGACCTTCGGCGCCTCCGCCCCCGCGGCGGTGCTGTTCGAGAAGTTCGGCTTCAGCGTGCCGCACGTGGCCGAGGTGGTGCGGAGCGTCCTCGGGAAGTAG
- a CDS encoding SDR family oxidoreductase, translating to MTNPSQDQDQPTSAPTASFPQKAPGQTQEDQPGHESQMTLEPVTIRDDYRGSGKLEGKVALITGGDSGIGRAVAVHFAREGADVAIVYLDEHEDAQATVGMVEGEGRRAVAIAGDIGDPQFAQQAVQRTVQELGGLDILVNNAAEQHPQESITAITPEQLERTFRTNIFGMFYITQAALPHLQKGAAIINTTSVTAYKGSPQLLDYSSTKGAIVAFTRSLSQSLAEQGIRVNAVAPGPIWTPLIPSTFPQDKVESFGQDVPLKRPGQPAEVAPAYVFLASEDGSFMAGQVLHPNGGEVVNG from the coding sequence ATGACGAACCCATCCCAGGACCAGGACCAGCCCACCTCTGCCCCCACCGCGAGCTTTCCCCAGAAGGCTCCCGGGCAGACCCAGGAGGACCAGCCGGGCCACGAGTCGCAGATGACGCTGGAGCCCGTCACCATCCGCGACGACTACCGGGGCAGCGGCAAGCTGGAGGGCAAGGTCGCGTTGATCACCGGTGGGGACAGCGGCATCGGCCGCGCCGTCGCCGTGCACTTCGCGCGGGAAGGTGCGGACGTCGCCATCGTGTATCTCGATGAGCACGAGGACGCTCAGGCGACCGTGGGCATGGTGGAGGGCGAGGGCCGCCGCGCGGTTGCCATCGCTGGAGATATCGGTGACCCGCAGTTCGCCCAGCAGGCGGTGCAGCGTACGGTTCAGGAACTCGGGGGACTCGACATTCTGGTGAACAACGCCGCCGAGCAGCACCCGCAGGAGAGCATCACCGCCATCACGCCCGAGCAACTGGAGCGCACCTTCCGCACGAACATCTTCGGCATGTTTTACATCACGCAGGCAGCGCTCCCGCACCTGCAAAAGGGCGCAGCCATCATCAATACGACCAGCGTCACGGCGTACAAGGGCAGCCCGCAACTGCTCGACTACTCCTCCACCAAGGGCGCCATCGTCGCCTTTACCCGCAGCCTCAGCCAGTCCCTCGCCGAGCAGGGCATCCGGGTGAATGCCGTCGCCCCCGGCCCGATCTGGACGCCCCTGATCCCCTCCACGTTCCCACAGGACAAGGTTGAGAGCTTCGGCCAGGACGTGCCCCTGAAGCGCCCCGGCCAGCCCGCCGAGGTCGCGCCCGCCTATGTGTTCCTGGCCTCCGAGGACGGTTCCTTCATGGCCGGACAGGTGTTGCACCCCAACGGCGGCGAGGTGGTGAACGGGTAA
- a CDS encoding Lrp/AsnC family transcriptional regulator, which translates to MTAPAPTPTQVTPREQLLNRIQRDIPIVRRPYRVLAEEVGLTEAQALDILREVKEEGVLRQVSAIFDTRTLGYKSSLVAAVYDEDGLDAGAEVVNGHPGVSHNYKRNHSFNLWYTIAVPPESDLEAHVQKLHELSGAKVTRLMPTLHLFKIGVEFDMSGQEDWNAKAKPQYTNADRNIGYQVSDLDRAFVVEFQKDLPVAEEPYADACAALGLSIDEVAAHAQRMKEAGALRRVSAVFRHQKAGFTFNAMGVWAVPQDRVAEVGRRMAEFKAVSHCYLRPTYPEWPYTIFTMVHGRSKEEAFGKIDAIEREVAQGVDHAILYSTKEYKKVRLEFYKPEFYEWEETHLGANS; encoded by the coding sequence ATGACCGCCCCCGCTCCCACACCCACGCAGGTGACGCCGCGTGAGCAACTCCTGAACCGCATCCAACGCGACATCCCCATCGTGCGGCGCCCCTACCGCGTCCTGGCCGAGGAGGTCGGGCTAACCGAGGCTCAGGCCCTGGACATCCTGCGCGAGGTGAAGGAAGAGGGCGTGCTGCGGCAGGTCAGCGCCATCTTCGACACCCGCACCCTCGGCTACAAGTCCAGCCTAGTCGCCGCCGTGTACGACGAGGACGGGCTTGACGCGGGGGCAGAGGTCGTGAACGGGCACCCCGGGGTCAGCCATAATTACAAGCGCAACCACAGCTTCAACCTCTGGTACACCATCGCCGTGCCGCCCGAGAGCGACCTGGAAGCGCACGTGCAGAAGCTTCACGAACTGAGCGGGGCGAAGGTGACGCGGCTGATGCCCACCCTGCACCTCTTCAAGATCGGCGTGGAGTTCGACATGAGCGGCCAGGAGGACTGGAACGCCAAGGCCAAGCCCCAGTACACGAATGCCGACCGCAACATCGGCTATCAGGTCTCGGACCTCGACCGCGCCTTCGTGGTGGAGTTCCAGAAGGATCTGCCGGTCGCTGAGGAGCCCTACGCGGACGCCTGCGCCGCCCTGGGCCTGAGCATCGACGAGGTGGCCGCCCACGCCCAGAGGATGAAGGAGGCGGGAGCCCTTCGCCGCGTCTCTGCCGTATTCCGTCACCAGAAGGCGGGCTTTACCTTCAACGCGATGGGCGTCTGGGCCGTGCCCCAGGACCGGGTCGCCGAGGTGGGCCGCCGGATGGCCGAGTTCAAGGCCGTCTCGCACTGCTACCTGCGCCCCACCTACCCCGAGTGGCCCTACACCATCTTCACGATGGTCCATGGCCGTTCCAAGGAAGAGGCGTTCGGCAAGATCGACGCCATCGAGCGCGAGGTCGCCCAGGGCGTGGACCACGCCATCCTGTACTCGACGAAGGAATACAAGAAGGTGCGGCTGGAGTTCTACAAGCCGGAGTTCTACGAGTGGGAAGAAACCCATCTTGGTGCGAATTCCTGA
- a CDS encoding Lrp/AsnC family transcriptional regulator: MVTAIVMVQAERQRIQETAEALAGVPSVREVYSVTGEWDIVAVLRLTRYEDLDDVVTGHLRKVEGIVRTQTMLAFRTYSESLLDQGFGVGLDESQPS; encoded by the coding sequence ATGGTCACCGCAATCGTGATGGTACAGGCAGAGAGGCAGCGTATTCAGGAGACGGCGGAGGCGCTGGCGGGCGTGCCCAGTGTGCGCGAGGTCTACAGCGTGACGGGTGAGTGGGACATAGTGGCCGTGCTGCGGCTGACCCGCTACGAGGACCTGGACGACGTGGTGACCGGGCATCTGCGGAAGGTCGAGGGCATCGTGCGGACCCAGACCATGCTCGCCTTTCGCACCTACAGCGAGTCCCTGCTCGATCAGGGCTTCGGCGTCGGCCTGGACGAAAGTCAGCCGTCCTGA
- the gmk gene encoding guanylate kinase, protein MMVAVPEPDPKTNSAPRTRRRGLLIVMTGASGVGKGTLRERWLSGQDVFYSTSWTTREARPGERDGVDYVFVTPEVFLEKVAQNGFLEHAQFVGNHYGTPIEPIEAALARGQDVVLEIEVEGAMQVKDRIGEEAVLVFIMPPSLTELRRRLTGRATETPERIEKRLARARDEIMQAHAFRYVVVNDDLDRAVRELQAVQRAEHARQHPEDEWTDEDRAAIHLAETVRSTALTQEDLRRVVES, encoded by the coding sequence ATGATGGTCGCCGTGCCTGAACCCGATCCCAAGACGAATTCTGCTCCCCGCACGCGCCGCCGGGGCCTCCTGATCGTGATGACGGGGGCCTCGGGCGTCGGCAAGGGCACCCTGCGCGAGCGGTGGCTCTCCGGGCAGGACGTGTTCTACTCGACCTCGTGGACCACCCGCGAGGCCCGGCCCGGCGAGCGCGACGGTGTGGACTACGTGTTCGTGACGCCAGAGGTCTTTCTGGAAAAGGTCGCCCAGAACGGCTTTCTGGAACACGCCCAGTTCGTCGGCAATCACTACGGCACGCCCATTGAACCCATCGAGGCCGCCCTCGCCCGTGGGCAGGACGTGGTGCTGGAGATCGAGGTGGAGGGCGCGATGCAGGTCAAGGACCGCATAGGCGAGGAGGCGGTGCTGGTGTTCATCATGCCGCCCAGCCTGACCGAGCTGCGCCGACGCCTGACGGGGCGCGCCACCGAGACCCCCGAGCGCATCGAGAAACGGCTCGCCCGTGCCCGGGACGAGATCATGCAGGCCCACGCCTTTCGCTACGTGGTCGTGAACGACGACCTGGACCGTGCCGTGCGTGAATTGCAGGCCGTCCAGCGGGCCGAGCACGCCCGCCAGCATCCCGAGGACGAGTGGACTGACGAGGACCGCGCCGCCATCCACCTGGCCGAGACC